The Myroides fluvii region TTTTCGCTGTGCTATTGTTTTAAGGTAGTTACTTAAGGTAAACCCCAGTCCCAAAGCAAAAAGCAACATAATGGGCCAGATGTACTCTCTATACTCTCCACCTCCGTTGTTTATGCCAGCCATCAAACTAATTGATCCAAGCAAAACCGAGGCGTTAATCAAAATTAACGAATACCATGCCCCTTTATAACTAGCTAAGGTTGTATTACTCACACGTGGCACGATATAGTATCCCAAACCAAGCATCCCCAATGAAGACCATCCCCAAAACACCGCATTCGTATGTACAGGTCGGAGTCGGCCAAAACTCAACCAACTCGTTTGATCGATATCTGGAGCGACAAACTTAATTCCCAAATATTCCCCTATGGTGGTTCCAATTAACAACCAAAAAGAAGCCGTTCCCAAAAACCAAAGCACAATACGAGTCAATTGAGGGTCAATCGTTGCATTTGTACTATTTTTCTTTTTGGCAGACACCACAGGCAATCCCCCCTTTTCCCGAATCGCAATTAATCCTCTCTTATCTTCTGGTCCCTCCTTCCCTGCGTGTTCTCCCTTGGAAAAAGTATAATCTAAAGCCTCCTTTCGCTGCATAAAAACTTCCAAATCCTCTTCGGATAAATTCTCAAAATAATGCACCAAATGATCAATATCGCGCTTGGTCATTTTTTCCTTCTGACTCAGGATGAGATGACGCACTTGAACCACCATCATCCATATTCCCAACAGAATGGGAATCATCAACAGTCCGATCGTAATTAAAATACCAGGTTCTTTCAACAAGGGACGATCCTCGAGTTTCATAGAAGTTTGTGCCCAAGCAGAAGATTGAAAAAACAACCCAACGAGCAACACTAAGGTGTGTTTTTTAGAACGCAAAACCAACAGTAATTGCTTCATCTGACTGGGTTTTAATTGCGTGAGAGACTGATTCTCTCGCTTTATCACTTGAATTTTACTCTTTTGATACGTCTGCAGTAGACTTTTGGCTTCTACATATAAAAATACGCAGGCAAGCACCAAGCCAATTCCCATAAGCAACAGGAACAAAAGCGCGGTACTATTGGCGTTAAACGCAAAAGAGAAAGGTTGCATCGATTGTGTTTCAACCGCAATCGCTGGTACAAATGACAACGAGGTAAGCGGAACAAA contains the following coding sequences:
- a CDS encoding cbb3-type cytochrome c oxidase subunit I; the protein is MKTVFFTTCFVPLTSLSFVPAIAVETQSMQPFSFAFNANSTALLFLLLMGIGLVLACVFLYVEAKSLLQTYQKSKIQVIKRENQSLTQLKPSQMKQLLLVLRSKKHTLVLLVGLFFQSSAWAQTSMKLEDRPLLKEPGILITIGLLMIPILLGIWMMVVQVRHLILSQKEKMTKRDIDHLVHYFENLSEEDLEVFMQRKEALDYTFSKGEHAGKEGPEDKRGLIAIREKGGLPVVSAKKKNSTNATIDPQLTRIVLWFLGTASFWLLIGTTIGEYLGIKFVAPDIDQTSWLSFGRLRPVHTNAVFWGWSSLGMLGLGYYIVPRVSNTTLASYKGAWYSLILINASVLLGSISLMAGINNGGGEYREYIWPIMLLFALGLGFTLSNYLKTIAQRKTEEIYISNWYIVAAVIFITVVAVVGYLPFWQDGLGETIVQGYYMHQAVGMWFMLFTLGIVYYFVPQQLNKPIYSYSLGILAFWTQILFYTLIGTHHFVFSAIPWWLQTVAIVASVGMVIPVVAGTTNFVMTFKGAWHKVKDSYTVPFFVVGIIFYFTGSLQGTAESFRFTNLLWHFTDFTVAHSHLTMYGIIAFLLWGGIYALVPQLTGKEAPQITVGAHFWLALIGLLFYSIPLMYGGTLRGILWMGDAPFIESVKLMMPYWLWRAIGGTLMWVSHLFFAFNFYRMTRAEQLKDVALADVALEQLQQQIKSNTNS